A region of the Vidua macroura isolate BioBank_ID:100142 chromosome 16, ASM2450914v1, whole genome shotgun sequence genome:
TCCGTCTTGTTCCCCGCGCGCTGCAGCGGGATCACGGAGAACTGGTTGGATTGCTCGGCAGATTTCCCACCtaaaaggagcaggaaagagTCAGCTGGGACCATGGGAGGACAGTCCACCATCATGGCTGGCTGAGTGCTCCAGGGAACTGGGATGAgatcctggcacagccctgggataAAAACTGGGAAGATTTAAAGGAGGGGAGCTCAAGCCCAGCAGGGATTTTGTACTGGCACAGTGAGCTCAAGGAcctcatggaatcatggaatggttggggtAGGGAGGgatctctccttctcctcccttgccatgggcagggacaccttctactatcCCAGGTGGCTTCAAGCCTGGTCCAACCAGGCCTGGGCACTTGCAGGAATTcaggggcatccacagcttctctgggcaccctgtgccagggccactCCACCCTCACgaccaggaattccttcctaatatcccatctaaccctgccctctggcagtgggaagccctGTACAGCActctggagcccctttaggctctggaagGGATTCTGAGGTCTCCAtagctccagagcagaggggctctaacccttggagcatctccatggcctcTGGACCCACTCGAAGAGCTCCAGGTCTTTCCCATTCTCTGGGGCTGCACCAGCACTCTGCTGATGGACTACAAGAGCCAACCCCTCAGGCAGGGTTGGCTTTTGGGGGAGCACGTTCCATCATGGCATCAGAGAGCCCAAACTGCTGCCAAACCAGTGCCCTGGGAGGTACCAGGGAAGGGCCGTTcccacagagctgtgccagccaaGCCACAGCACGGCCATGCCCAGCAGCAACCCCCTCGAGCTGTGTAGCATGGGGCGTCCCTCCCGGTCCCCTGGCAGAGAAtgccagcagggcagtgccacgGCAGGGCCGGGAGCCCAGGCTGCCTCACCCAGGCGGCGGAAGCCCTCGGTGCCCGAGATGGGGCCGGGGGCCAGGCTGTTCACACGGATCTTGTTGGGTCCCCACTCCACTGCAAGGTGACGGGTCATGGCATCTGGGGAGGGATTGCAACAGCAGTGAGAGACAGGGAGCGCAGCCATGCCAGCAACTTCTtctgagggggggaaaaaaaagccacagaagaGTCTGGCTGAGAGCAAATGGCCCTGGAGGGGAGAAGAGCCTCATCCCAAACCCAAGCATGCAGTAACCACACCGATTCATGCTTGCCCCTCCCCAGGGTATCTTCCATCCCAGTATTTAGGAAGAACTGGCTTCTTTCCTGGCCCCATGTGGCTCAGAGCCCCAGCAGGGTGTGTTGAGGTACCTATGGCAGCCTTGGCAGCCCCAGCGTGCACCTGCAGGGCCTGCCCTCGGTAGCTCAGGGTCGCCGTGATGTTAACAATGATCCCACCATGGtcctggggaaggaaaggagatgtGGAGTTAGGCAGGGAGGTCACAGAGGGCTCTGAGGGACAGGAGAGCTGGGCTTGGAGGGACAGTCACCCACAGGCACTGCCAAGCCATcactggggcagctctgcccactgaatctcagggctggggcagccagcgGGGCCCTGCTGGAGAGATGGGACATGCAGGGTAGAAGGAAAGGCCAAGAGAaagtggcagagctggaaagggaccAGGAGATCACAGCTTCTCCAGATGGCAGAGCATGGAAAGGTGCTGCAACAGCACAAAGCCCCAGGGCAAGGGACAGGAAGattcccagctcagggctgggatccCTGGAAGGGAACAGAGTGGATTTGTGCAGGGAGGCTCTGGGTCCTTGCACTCCCCTGATTTCCCCAGGAGCACAGTGTGGTTTGACACTACCCTCTGCCTACCAGAGCCTCTCCTCAGAGTCCCCTGGCTCCACGCCACCTACCCGGAAATATTTCTCAAAGAGGACTTTGGAGGTGTTGAAGGTGCCCATGGTGTCGATGTCTATCACTGTCTTGAAGGCGTTGAAGGACAGGGCACTGGCTGGGCACAGGAAGTTCCCCGCAGCACCTGAACCACAGGGACAGGCAagacagggctgggacagaTGTCAGGGCCCCTCTGTGACAGGGAGGGTGAGGAACAATGTCTGCATGCTGGAGAGCACATGGAGACAGCCCTGGTAAGGGATAAACTGGTGGCTCTGggtgcccagcagcacagccagcacgaggggagcagggatgaTCCACACCTAGACAAACAGGGATGGCCATGTACCACACACAGATCCctgtttcctctgtgctgccaggaaaaCACCCTGCCCAGCAGTGAGCCCAaaccctgcccctgccctctgcagcctCACCATTAATGAGGATGTCAATCCTCTTGAACTCCTGCAGCGCCTCGTCCACCGCTGCCGCGATGGTCTGGGGCTGCCGGACGTCGATGGACAGGggcaggcactgctgccccGTGGCTGCCACCAGCTTTTTCGAGGCCTGAAAGAACAAGAGGAGACTTGAGAGAGCCTGGCTGCACCCTGCTTGCCCTGGGGTAGCCAAGGAAAGCTCCTGCATGGTGTATCCCAGCCACACTGGATGCTGGGCTGGCTAAGCCCAGGTACCTGCGTGGGCTGCCatggacacagcacagcccaggcaaCATCCCTGCAGGGCAAGTACAAAGGTTGGACCCCAGCAAGGCACTTTTGGGATGAGCCCAGGCATAATTGCCCTTTAGATCCAAAAAGTCAGTGGGCAAAAGGGCAAAGACAGAGCAGCCAGGTGTCAGGCTGTGAGAGGgaccagctctgcagctcagggtTTGTCACAAGCCACCCCTATGGCCCATTAAGAGTAtgtttttccccaggaaattAAGCACAAGCTCAGCAGCAACTCCACACaacacccagagctgctccagcttctGTTTTGGGCTCTGTGAGAGGTCTTGAGCCCCAACAACACACGGGTGCACGAGCAGCTGGAGTCCTGGACTGCAGATTCTGTGGCCTCAGAAGACTCTGGCCCCTGAGGACTAAAAACCTGCTGAGTCAGCTTCTTCTGGCACGTGAGCGTGAGGGGATAGGAAATGACaccctcccctctgccccaaAACACAGGATACCTGTGCAACCCACAAGCCACACAGCCCCTGGGGTCTGCTCCTACTCCATGCTGAGCTTTCAGTCCAACCTTGGACTCTGCCCTGCTGACAAACCTCCCCCACAGCTCATTTCTGTCTCCCTCCCCCACAAAAACCCATCATGATCATGGACTAGCCCCCACAAAGCAGGTTCCAGGTTAACTGAGCCGTGCTGGAGGTGCAGGCCCCCAAAACCCGCAcccaccctgcccagcaccGCCGGAGTGCCTGGGGCTGGCGGCCTGGGAAGCactgggaagcactgggaagcactgggaagccattcctcctACTGCACTACTCCCAGGGCTCCCAGTTCCACCGGGAGAGAGCAGAAGGATTTCGGGGGCTCGCAGCTCTCCCGCGGGAGACAAACCCGGACTCACCTCGGACACCCGCTGCAGGTTCCTGCTGGCAATGACGGTGCGGCAGCCGTGcctgcagggaaggggcaggTGAGAAGGGCCGGGCTCCTCAGCAGCACCTCGGGATCACCGGGAGATCGGGTGTTCcctgcaggaattgctgctgctccaagcccGCAGGACGCGGACGGGGAGAGCCAGAGCCCCGTCCCCGGAGCCTTCCTGAGGGCTCTGCCGCCCTCGGCTTCACATCCCGGCTCTTCCAGGGCCTGGCAGCGCAGCGGGGAAAGGGATGGGACgggggaaagagaagagaaggagggtGAAGAGGAGGAAAGTGAGGGAAAAGAAGgcaagaggagaagagaagggagggaaggagaggagggggCCGTCCCACCGCAGGGGTCCCGCACCTCATGAAGAGCTCGGCGATGCGGAAGCCGatgccggagccgccgccggtGATGAAGGCCACCTGGCCCCTGGAGAACAGAGGCACGGTCAGAGCCGGGCCCCGGGAAGGCCCCCGCGGGCCCCCCGGAGCGCCGGGACTCACGCGAGCAGGTCGGGGCTGAGCAGGTGCCGGTACTGGGGCAGACACTCGTCCCCGTCCTCGTCCGGGGGCACCCGCGCGGCCATGGCGGCCTCGGCCATGGCGGGGGCAGGCGCTGCTCACTGCGCCTGCGCGAGCGCCGCCGCCGTCGCCTGGCAACGGGGAGCGCTCCGGGACACAGCGGCACCGAGCGGCCACGGCGGGAACTGCAGCGCGGGGCGAGCGGGGCCGACCCAGCGCTCCCGGTGACAACCAGTGACACACGGTGACACACGGTGACATCTATTGACACCCAGTGACACACGGTGACACACGGTGACACACGGTGACATCTATTGACACCCAGTGACACACGGTGACACACGGTGACACACGGTGACATCTATTGACACCCAGTGACACACGGTGACACACGGTGACACACGGTGACATCTATTGACACCCAGTGACACACGGTGACACACGGTGACACACGGTGACATCTATTGACACCCAGTGACACACGGTGACATCTATTGACACCCAGTGACACACGGTGACACACGGTGACACACGGTGACATCTATTGACACCCAGTGACACACGGTGACATCTATTGACAACCAGTGACACACGGTGACACACGGTGACACACGGTGACACCTATTGACACCCAGTGACACACGGTGACATCTATTGACATCCCAGTGACACCCGGTGACAcccagtgacacacagtgacacccAGTGACACACGGTGACACCTATTGACACCCAGTGACACACGGTGACACACGGTGACATCTATTGACACCCAGTGACACCCAGTGACATCCCAGtgacatcccagtgacacaCGGTGACACACGGTGACATCTATTGACACCCAGTGACACCCAGTGACACACGGTGACACCCAGTGACACCTATTGACACCCAGTGACACCCAGTGACACACGGTGACACACGGTGACATCTATTGACATCCCAGTGACACCCAGTGACAcccagtgacacacagtgacatcTATtgacatcccagtgacacaCGGTGACATCCCAGTGACATCTATtgacatcccagtgacacaCGTTGACACACGGTGACATCCCAGTGACACCCAGTGACACACGGTGACACCCAGTGACATCTATTGACATCCCAGTGACACCCAGTGACACCTATTGACATCCCAGTGACACCCAGTGACACACGGTGACACCCAGTGACATCTATTGACATCCCAGTGACACCCAGTGACACCTATTGACATCCCAGTGACACCCAGTGACACACGGTGACACCCAGTGACATCTATTGACATCCCAGTGACACCCAGTGACACCCAGTGACACACGGTGACATCCCAGTGACACCCAGTGACAcatggtgacatcccagggacacccagTGACACCCAGTGACACCTACtgacatcccagtgacacaCGGTGACATCCCAGTGACACCCACTGACACCCAGTGACACCTACTGACATCCCAGTGACATCCCAGTGACACCCAGTGACATCCCAGTGACACCCAGTGCTATCCCAGTGACACCCACTGACACCCAGTGACACCCAGTGACATCCCAGTGACACCCAGTGACACCTACTGACATCCCAGTGACATCCCAGTGACACCTAT
Encoded here:
- the DECR2 gene encoding peroxisomal 2,4-dienoyl-CoA reductase [(3E)-enoyl-CoA-producing] isoform X3 encodes the protein MAEAAMAARVPPDEDGDECLPQYRHLLSPDLLAGQVAFITGGGSGIGFRIAELFMRHGCRTVIASRNLQRVSEASKKLVAATGQQCLPLSIDVRQPQTIAAAVDEALQEFKRIDILINGAAGNFLCPASALSFNAFKTVIDIDTMGTFNTSKVLFEKYFRDHGGIIVNITATLSYRGQALQVHAGAAKAAIGGKSAEQSNQFSVIPLQRAGNKTEIAHSALYLASPLSSYVTGTTLVVDGGSWLTSPNSFSALLDVWAAGANQPH
- the DECR2 gene encoding peroxisomal 2,4-dienoyl-CoA reductase [(3E)-enoyl-CoA-producing] isoform X2, whose translation is MAEAAMAARVPPDEDGDECLPQYRHLLSPDLLAGQVAFITGGGSGIGFRIAELFMRHGCRTVIASRNLQRVSEASKKLVAATGQQCLPLSIDVRQPQTIAAAVDEALQEFKRIDILINGAAGNFLCPASALSFNAFKTVIDIDTMGTFNTSKVLFEKYFRDHGGIIVNITATLSYRGQALQVHAGAAKAAIDAMTRHLAVEWGPNKIRVNSLAPGPISGTEGFRRLGGKSAEQSNQFSVIPLQRAGNKTEIAHSALYLASPLSSYVTGTTLVVDGGSWLTSPNSFSALLGIASSSAKL
- the DECR2 gene encoding peroxisomal 2,4-dienoyl-CoA reductase [(3E)-enoyl-CoA-producing] isoform X1; translation: MAEAAMAARVPPDEDGDECLPQYRHLLSPDLLAGQVAFITGGGSGIGFRIAELFMRHGCRTVIASRNLQRVSEASKKLVAATGQQCLPLSIDVRQPQTIAAAVDEALQEFKRIDILINGAAGNFLCPASALSFNAFKTVIDIDTMGTFNTSKVLFEKYFRDHGGIIVNITATLSYRGQALQVHAGAAKAAIDAMTRHLAVEWGPNKIRVNSLAPGPISGTEGFRRLGGKSAEQSNQFSVIPLQRAGNKTEIAHSALYLASPLSSYVTGTTLVVDGGSWLTSPNSFSALLDVWAAGANQPH